The Corynebacterium halotolerans YIM 70093 = DSM 44683 region GAGCGCTGGCAGGCCGCTGAGGCCCTCCGCAGCCACTGTTTTTAACCCGACTTTCATCGTATAATTAAGGGCATGCTCAAGCCCGTCCTCATCGCCGTCGGCTCGCTCAGCCTTGCCCTCGGGGCGGCGGGGATCATGCTGCCGGTGCTGCCCACCACCCCGTTCCTGCTGTTGGCGGCGTTCTGCTTCGGCCGCAGTTCCAACCGGCTGCACAACTACCTGGTCAATCACCGGGTCTTCGGCACCTACATCTCGAACTACTACCACCGCGCGATGACGCCCCGCCACAAGGTGCGCACCCTGTCGGCACTGTGGTTCGGCATCGCCGTCTCGGTGTGGCTGCTCGGCACGCCGGCCACCACCATCATCCTGCCGGTCATCGCGGGCCTGGTGAGCATCCACCTCATCCGTCTCCGGCCGCAGCCGGAGAAGGCTCCGCAGTCGCTCATCGACTCCGGGGCAGCACCGCTCGCCGACGCCGCGCCGCTGCGCCTGGAGGAGGCCCGCGGCCGCCGATGAGCGCGTGAGCGCGGTGTTCCCCGCTCAGTCACCCGTCGTCGGCAGCAGCCACACCTCATCGCC contains the following coding sequences:
- a CDS encoding YbaN family protein; this encodes MLKPVLIAVGSLSLALGAAGIMLPVLPTTPFLLLAAFCFGRSSNRLHNYLVNHRVFGTYISNYYHRAMTPRHKVRTLSALWFGIAVSVWLLGTPATTIILPVIAGLVSIHLIRLRPQPEKAPQSLIDSGAAPLADAAPLRLEEARGRR